From the genome of Anopheles moucheti chromosome 3, idAnoMoucSN_F20_07, whole genome shotgun sequence, one region includes:
- the LOC128303540 gene encoding protein rogdi isoform X1, whose product MSSKCCNIFPLCTSASEERDVERCSGSNWFTKPHSRRKSGKKVKVTFSDQLDTDSSGSSSVPTTPSPSVSAQHRWRYLEQFFVPSASSNSNSGAAGNRSTSEFDRASSFRQSNTSYGSVGSSGPYNRRAPPQRKIGQKMADCEKEEALNLQVEFEWVLHEEVHSVLKQLHVILVECAHRFPVPLYGNEGKKQDKFVLTAAPEQLKCIVTLTGDSITHADINFKVQRQQQQIQRTSITQDYPWKIQQVQDAANHLQQAINHIDNVDSAYHFKTSDEVLHILGNILGALQRGRTSLVVPRKKPIDELMKSRNMKALSPNLPEDLAISFYIQSHKLIFVAYQLTNFQGTMKFDSCQAECSVPWLNEVLVLFTVALQLCQQLKDKISVFSQYKDFTVGSRSPSALSY is encoded by the exons ATGAGTTCAAAGTGCTGCAACATCTTTCCCCTTTGTACCAGCGCCAGTGAAGAGCGAGACGTGGAACGGTG CAGCGGATCGAACTGGTTCACCAAACCACACTCCCGGCGGAAGAGTGGGAAAAAAGTGAAGGTAACATTCTCGGACCAGCTCGATACGGACAGTTCCGGTAGCAGTAGTGTACCGACCACACCGAGCCCTTCCGTGTCCGCCCAGCATCGGTGGCGCTATCTGGAGCAATTCTTCGTTCCATCCGCTAGCAGCAACAGTAATTCCGGAGCGGCCGGGAATCGATCCACGTCAGAGTTTGATCGTGCTAGTAGCTTCCGGCAGAGTAATACGAGCTACGGATCGGTTGGTAGCAGTGGACCGTATAATAGACGGGCACCGCCACAGCGCAAAATAGGACAGAAGATGGCCGACTGCGAGAAGGAGGAAGCCCTAAATCTG CAGGTGGAATTCGAGTGGGTACTGCACGAGGAGGTACATTCAGTGCTGAAGCAACTGCACGTTATCCTGGTGGAGTGTGCCCACCGCTTTCCGGTTCCGCTGTACGGTAACGAGGGCAAGAAGCAGGACAAGTTTGTGCTTACAGCCGCACCGGAACAGCTGAAGTGTATCGTCACGCTAACCGGGGACAGCATAACACACGCG GACATCAACTTCAAGGTACAGcgccaacagcaacaaatccAGCGTACCTCCATCACCCAGGACTACCCGTGGAAGATACAGCAGGTGCAGGATGCGGCCAACCATCTGCAGCAAGCGATCAACCACATCGACAACGTGGACAGTGCGTACCATTTCAAAACATCCGACGAGGTGTTGCACATACTGGGCAACATTCTGGGAGCGCTGCAGCGTGGCCGCACCTCGCTCGTGGTTCCACGCAAGAAGCCAATCGATGAGCTGATGAAGAGCCGTAACATGAAAGCGCTCTCGCCGAACCTGCCCGAAGATCTGGCGATCAGCTTTTACATACAGAGCCACAAGCTCATCTTCGTTGCGTACCAGCTGACGAACTTTCAGGGCACGATGAAGTTTGATTCCTGCCAGGCAGAATGTTCCGTGCCATGGTTAAACGAGGTGCTGGTGCTGTTTACCGTTGCGTTGCAGTTGTGCCAGCAGCTGAAGGATAAG ATATCAGTATTCTCACAGTATAAGGACTTCACAGTTGGTTCCCGTTCACCCTCGGCTCTGTCCTACTGA
- the LOC128303540 gene encoding protein rogdi isoform X2 gives MPKKSGSNWFTKPHSRRKSGKKVKVTFSDQLDTDSSGSSSVPTTPSPSVSAQHRWRYLEQFFVPSASSNSNSGAAGNRSTSEFDRASSFRQSNTSYGSVGSSGPYNRRAPPQRKIGQKMADCEKEEALNLQVEFEWVLHEEVHSVLKQLHVILVECAHRFPVPLYGNEGKKQDKFVLTAAPEQLKCIVTLTGDSITHADINFKVQRQQQQIQRTSITQDYPWKIQQVQDAANHLQQAINHIDNVDSAYHFKTSDEVLHILGNILGALQRGRTSLVVPRKKPIDELMKSRNMKALSPNLPEDLAISFYIQSHKLIFVAYQLTNFQGTMKFDSCQAECSVPWLNEVLVLFTVALQLCQQLKDKISVFSQYKDFTVGSRSPSALSY, from the exons ATGCCAAAGAAATc CGGATCGAACTGGTTCACCAAACCACACTCCCGGCGGAAGAGTGGGAAAAAAGTGAAGGTAACATTCTCGGACCAGCTCGATACGGACAGTTCCGGTAGCAGTAGTGTACCGACCACACCGAGCCCTTCCGTGTCCGCCCAGCATCGGTGGCGCTATCTGGAGCAATTCTTCGTTCCATCCGCTAGCAGCAACAGTAATTCCGGAGCGGCCGGGAATCGATCCACGTCAGAGTTTGATCGTGCTAGTAGCTTCCGGCAGAGTAATACGAGCTACGGATCGGTTGGTAGCAGTGGACCGTATAATAGACGGGCACCGCCACAGCGCAAAATAGGACAGAAGATGGCCGACTGCGAGAAGGAGGAAGCCCTAAATCTG CAGGTGGAATTCGAGTGGGTACTGCACGAGGAGGTACATTCAGTGCTGAAGCAACTGCACGTTATCCTGGTGGAGTGTGCCCACCGCTTTCCGGTTCCGCTGTACGGTAACGAGGGCAAGAAGCAGGACAAGTTTGTGCTTACAGCCGCACCGGAACAGCTGAAGTGTATCGTCACGCTAACCGGGGACAGCATAACACACGCG GACATCAACTTCAAGGTACAGcgccaacagcaacaaatccAGCGTACCTCCATCACCCAGGACTACCCGTGGAAGATACAGCAGGTGCAGGATGCGGCCAACCATCTGCAGCAAGCGATCAACCACATCGACAACGTGGACAGTGCGTACCATTTCAAAACATCCGACGAGGTGTTGCACATACTGGGCAACATTCTGGGAGCGCTGCAGCGTGGCCGCACCTCGCTCGTGGTTCCACGCAAGAAGCCAATCGATGAGCTGATGAAGAGCCGTAACATGAAAGCGCTCTCGCCGAACCTGCCCGAAGATCTGGCGATCAGCTTTTACATACAGAGCCACAAGCTCATCTTCGTTGCGTACCAGCTGACGAACTTTCAGGGCACGATGAAGTTTGATTCCTGCCAGGCAGAATGTTCCGTGCCATGGTTAAACGAGGTGCTGGTGCTGTTTACCGTTGCGTTGCAGTTGTGCCAGCAGCTGAAGGATAAG ATATCAGTATTCTCACAGTATAAGGACTTCACAGTTGGTTCCCGTTCACCCTCGGCTCTGTCCTACTGA